A genomic region of Scomber japonicus isolate fScoJap1 chromosome 5, fScoJap1.pri, whole genome shotgun sequence contains the following coding sequences:
- the avpr1aa gene encoding arginine vasopressin receptor 1Aa, with protein sequence MHTPDYALLLSGGNQSLAFSSTYDLMMGTTGNNTVHPNGSDPFARNEDVAQIEIMVLSITFVVAVIGNVSVLLAMYNTKKKMSRMHLFIKHLSLADLVVAFFQVLPQLCWEVTFRFYGPDFLCRIVKHLQVMGMFASTYMMVMMTLDRYIAICHPLKTLQQPTQRSYIMIVSTWMCSLVLSTPQYFIFSLSEIKNGSDVYDCWANFIEPWGARAYITWITVGIFLVPVVILMMCYGFICHSIWKNIKYKKRKTTAGAASKNGMIGKNSVSSVTTISRAKLRTVKMTFVIVLAYIICWAPFFTVQMWSVWDENFQWADSENTAVTLSALLASLNSCCNPWIYMIFSGHLLQDFVHCFSWCHRMNTDFKKEDSDSSLRRTTLLTKMTNRSPTGSTGNWRELDNSPKSSIQAE encoded by the exons ATGCACACTCCTGACTATGCGCTGCTCCTGAGCGGAGGCAACCAGTCTCTGGCTTTCAGTTCAACGTATGATCTAATGATGGGGACGACGGGAAACAACACCGTCCACCCGAACGGATCCGACCCGTTTGCCAGAAATGAGGATGTGGCACAAATTGAGATAATGGTCCTGAGCATCACATTTGTGGTTGCTGTGATTGGGAATGTCAGCGTCCTGCTGGCCATGTACAACACTAAGAAGAAGATGTCGAGGATGCACCTTTTCATCAAACACCTCAGCCTGGCCGACCTGGTGGTCGCCTTCTTCCAGGTGCTACCACAGCTCTGCTGGGAGGTTACCTTCCGCTTCTATGGTCCAGACTTCCTCTGCAGGATAGTCAAACACCTCCAGGTGATGGGGATGTTTGCGTCCACAtacatgatggtgatgatgacccTGGACCGTTATATCGCCATCTGCCACCCTCTGAAAACCCTCCAGCAGCCCACCCAGCGCTCCTACATCATGATCGTCTCCACGTGGATGTGTAGCCTGGTGCTCAGCACTCCGCAATACTTCATCTTCTCCCTGAGCGAGATCAAGAACGGCTCGGACGTCTACGACTGCTGGGCGAACTTTATCGAGCCGTGGGGCGCCAGGGCGTACATCACCTGGATAACCGTGGGCATCTTTCTAGTGCCAGTGGTCATACTCATGATGTGCTACGGGTTCATCTGCCACAGCATAtggaaaaatatcaaatataagAAGAGGAAAACGACAGCTGGTGCTGCGAGTAAGAACGGGATGATTGGAAAGAATTCAGTCAGCAGCGTCACAACTATATCAAGAGCCAAATTGAGGACTGTTAAAATGACTTTTGTGATAGTTTTAGCGTACATCATTTGCTGGGCACCGTTTTTCACAGTGCAGATGTGGTCTGTGTGGGATGAGAACTTCCAGTGGGCAG ATTCTGAGAACACAGCAGTGACTCTGTCTGCACTCCTTGCCAGTCTCAACAGCTGCTGTAACCCATGGATATACATGATCTTCAGCGGTCACCTCCTCCAGGATTTTGTGCACTGCTTCTCCTGGTGTCACAGAATGAACACTGACTTCAAGAAAGAGGACTCAGACAGCAGTCTCCGTAGAACAACACTGCTGACTAAGATGACAAATCGGAGCCCAACTGGCAGTACTGGCAACTGGAGAGAACTGGATAATTCTCCAAAGTCCTCCATTCAGGCGGAGTAA